The following are encoded in a window of Zymoseptoria tritici IPO323 chromosome 4, whole genome shotgun sequence genomic DNA:
- the ERG24 gene encoding ERG24, C-14 sterol reductase (C-14 sterol reductase, acts in ergosterol biosynthesis) gives MASKKVAVKAEPHGFEFGGPIGASLISFGLPIGCYAFAFLCNDVSGCPAPSLLSPSKLFTAPALSNKSGFQHALDTLATEVGWPGWTGLLNTEAVVGTLAWYAISLLLYAILPAQEVEGVELSTGGKLKYRFNTFLTAVTILVACAAGTFTLGPHFQVWTFIDRNYIQILTANILISYALGTYVYIASFGVKPGNADKRELAAGGHSGNILYDWYIGRELNPRISNPLVGEVDIKSFMELRPGMIGWMILDLAWIAKQYRTYGYITDSILMVVVSQSVYILDALWMEPAILTTMDITTDGFGFMLAFGDLTWVPFIYSIPARYLSVHPIILGPAYIAAILAVQGLGYYIFRASNNEKNRFRNNPNDPAVAHLKYIETASGSRLITSGWWGTARHINYMGDWFMSWSYCLPTLAAGYRLTPSILYPGTRLVTTDGMQGYAMPITYFFMIYFAILLVHREMRDEAKCKRSFVRLQLPNYFTTSIYLPSLFS, from the exons ATGGCGTCCAAGAAGGTCGCAGTGAAAGCAGAGCCTCATGGCTTTGAATTCGGCGGACC CATCGGCGCCTCACTCATCTCCTTCGGCCTGCCCATCGGCTGCTACGCCTTTGCCTTCCTCTGCAACGATGTTTCCGGCTGCCCGGCGCCCTCCCTGCTCTCGCCGTCGAAACTATTCACCGCGCCGGCTCTGTCCAACAAATCAGGATTCCAGCACGCCTTGGATACATTGGCAACAGAAGTGGGATGGCCAGGCTGGACGGGTCTGCTGAATACTGAGGCGGTCGTGGGGACATTGGCGTGGTATGCGATCAGCTTGTTGCTGTACGCCATTTTGCCGGCGCAGGAGGTTGAGGGTGTGGAGTTGAGTACGGGAGGGAAGTTGAAGTATCGTTTCAACA CGTTCCTCACCGCCGTGACGATCCTCGTCGCATGTGCTGCCGGTACCTTCACTCTGGGCCCACACTTCCAGGTCTGGACTTTCATCGACCGCAACTACATCCAGATCCTCACGGCCAATATCCTCATCTCCTACGCCCTGGGAACCTACGTCTACATCGCCTCCTTCGGCGTCAAGCCCGGCAATGCCGACAAACGGGAACTCGCCGCCGGCGGCCACAGCGGCAACATCCTCTACGACTGGTACATCGGCCGCGAACTCAACCCCCGCATCTCCAACCCCCTCGTCGGCGAAGTCGACATCAAATCCTTCATGGAGCTCCGCCCGGGCATGATCGGCTGGATgatcctcgacctcgcctGGATCGCAAAGCAATACCGCACCTACGGCTACATCACGGATTCCATCCTGATGGTCGTCGTCTCCCAGTCCGTCTATATCCTCGACGCCCTGTGGATGGAACCCGCCATCCTCACCACGATGGACATCACCACCGACGGCTTCGGCTTCATGCTCGCTTTCGGCGACCTCACCTGGGTGCCGTTCATCTACTCCATTCCCGCCCGCTACCTCAGCGTGCACCCCATCATCCTCGGCCCGGCCTACAtcgccgccatcctcgccgtgcAAGGGCTCGGATACTACATCTTCCGCGCCTCCAACAACGAAAAGAACCGTTTCCGCAATAACCCCAATGACCCCGCCGTGGCTCATCTGAAGTACATTGAAACCGCGAGTGGATCCCGCCTCATCACCTCCGGCTGGTGGGGCACCGCGAGGCATATCAACTACATGGGCGACTGGTTCATGAGCTGGTCGTACTGCTTGCCCACCCTCGCGGCCGGATACCGTCTCACGCCGAGTATTCTGTACCCGGGCACGAGACTGGTGACGACGGATGGCATGCAAGGGTATGCGATGCCGATTACGTATTTCTTCATGATCTACTTTGCGATTTTGTTGGTGCATCGCGAGATGAGGGATGAGGCGAAGTGTAAGC GTAGCTTCGTACGACTACAATTACCTAACTACTTCACTACTTCTATCTACCTGCCTTCACTCTTCTCTTAA